TATTCAACGCCAAGCGAAAGTTTGACAGATCGTTTTTGTCGTTTGGATACTGAAAAATTTGGTATCGTTGAAAACGTCACTGATAAAGAATACTATACCAACAGCTTCCATTATGATGTTCGTAAAAACCCAACACCTTTTGAAAAATTAGACTTTGAAAAAGATTATCCGAAATATTGTTCCGGTGGCTTTATTCACTACTGCGAATATCCGATGTTGCAACAAAATCCAAAAGCTCTAGAAGCTGTGTGGGATTATTCTTACGATAAAGTTGGCTATTTAGGCACAAATACGCCAATTGATCACTGTTATGAATGTGGTTTTGAAGGTGACTTCACCCCAACAGAACGCGGCTTTGAATGTCCGCAATGTGGCAATCACGATCCTAAAACCTGTGACGTGGTAAAACGAACTTGTGGTTATTTAGGTAATCCCCAAGCGCGCCCCATGGTACATGGTCGTCATAAAGAAATTTCATCCCGCGTAAAACATATGAAATAAGGCCACTTTTATGGAAGTTAGAAAAAATGACCCGAACTCAGGCAACTGATGCTCGGGTCTTATTGCAAAGAAGTAAACCTGCTTAGCTAAATAAGCGATTAACAGAAAGAAGGCTTTTTTTATGCGCAACCCCAAGCCTAAAGAATGGCAAGCAAGTAAATATAGTAAAAATTATATTGCTGACTATAAAGCATTTAATTTTGTCGACGGTGAAGGTGTCCGCAATAGTTTATATGTTAGTGGTTGTCTTTTTGCCTGTGAAGGCTGCTTTAATAAAGCTGTCCAAAACTTTAACTACGGTACTCCTTTTACTAAAGAATTAGAAGATCAAATCATCACGGACTTATCTCACGATTATGTTCAAGGCTTAACGCTATTAGGCGGTGAACCTTTTTTAAATACAAGTGTTTGTTTACAAGTAGTTAATCGAGTAAAAAAAGAATTTGGTGAAAAAAAAGATATTTGGAGTTGGTCTGGATATACTTTTGAAGAGCTATTGCAAGAGACTGACGACAAATTGGAATTGCTAAATAAAATTGACATCTTAGTAGATGGGCGCTTTGAACTAGCCAAACGAAATTTAAATTTACAATTTCGTGGCAGTAGCAATCAACGAATCCTAGATGTCAAAAAATCATTGGCGCTTGGAAAAGCGGTTATTTGGGATAAATGTCACGATGCAACAGAAAATTTTGAACAAATAAAAAAACAAGATTTAATCTAGCCCTCCATCGCTTAGCTTCACAAAAATCAAACAATTGTCCCACTCACAAAAAAGTAGGATTTTCCCAATTTGCCTTATTTCTTAAAAGGCCTGCACCTGAAACAAACGACATAAACTTTTGTAAAGTAATTTATTTTCGTGAAAATTTTATCTTTTTCTAATAGTGTACAAAAAGTGAGGCAAAATGAAAATTCTGCCTCACTTTTTACGTATATTTACATTCCATTACTTTTCATCTTCCCACAAAGGTAAGGTCATATTTTCAAAAGTCACCGGATCCAAATTCGTCACCGTCACCCCTAAAAGGCGAATTCCCTTTTCAATGCCTGCAACGTCTTCCCAAATTAGACTAGCTTGAGAAAAAATCATTTGTTTATCAATTAAATAAGTAGGCAGTGTCTTTCTTTTGGTTACCGTTTCATAACCTGTATAGCGCACTTTTAAAACAATCGTTTTACCATGTTTGCCCACTCTTTTTAAAGATGCTGCAACTTTTTCAGACAATTGTCTCAGCTGCGTTAACACTTCTTCTTCTGTAGTAAGCGGGTTGCCATAAGTATGTTCTTTTCCAACCGACTTTCGCTGTCTTGTCACGGCAACCGGTGCATCGTGTATTCCCCGCACTTTTCGATACAAAGAGTAGCCCATTTTACCAAAGGTTTGAATTAACTCCATTTCTGTTTTCTCGTATAAGTCCGCACCGGTAAAAATTCCCATTTCATTCATTTTGGGGACTGTCTTTTTTCCGACTCCATGAAATTTTTCAATTGGTAAAGCTTTTAAAAAAGTAATCGCATCCCGTGGTGGAATAACCGTAATCCCCTGAGGCTTCATATAATCAGAGGCCAACTTAGCTAAAAATTTATTATAGCTAACTCCTGCTGAACAAGTAAGGTGAACTTTTTGCCAGACTTCTTTTTGAATTAAACGGGCGACCTTCACGGCTGAAGTACTGTTCACTTTATTTTCTGTAACATCTAAATAAGCTTCATCAATGGATACTGGCTCAATAATATCGGTATAACGGGCAAAAATCTGACGAACTTCTTCTGAAACTTTTCGATACTTCTCGTGGTTTCCCGGTACAAAAATAGCCTTGGGACACAATTCATACGCTTTTTGTGCACTCATTGCAGAGTGGATCCCATATTTGCGCGCCTCATAATTGGCAGTCGTCACAACTCCTTTACCCCCAGTATCGCTGGGATGGCGTGCAATAACTAAGGGATGCTTTGCTAAATTGGGATCGTCTCGTTCTTCAACAGAAGCAAAAAAAGCGTCCATATCAATATGAATAATTTTACGACTTGTATCATTCTTTAAAGGAAATTGCAGCTCTCCCATACCCTCACCCCACATTCTAACTTATTATACTAACACAAACAAACGTTCGCAAGTTTTCTCGTTAATAAAAATTTTTTTTAACAAAACGTTAGTTTTTAACAAAAAAATCAGCCGCTTTAATCGGCTGATTCGAGGATTTCATGATAGTTTTTATAAACAACTTGCTTTTTAACTTGATTATTTTGTGCCACTGTTTTAATCGCTTGATTGGGTTTCATCCCTGTTTTAACTAAATTTTCTACCTGCTCTTTCAAAGATAACATAGCCGTCTCAGCAGATACATCATCTTTTCTGCTACCAGAAGAGCCTGCTACCATTAAACAGCACTCACCTTTTACAGCATTTTCTGCCAAATAGCTAGCTAATTCCACCAGATTGCCCCGTAAATACTCTTCATGTACTTTGGTCAACTC
The DNA window shown above is from Enterococcus montenegrensis and carries:
- the nrdG gene encoding anaerobic ribonucleoside-triphosphate reductase activating protein, translating into MRNPKPKEWQASKYSKNYIADYKAFNFVDGEGVRNSLYVSGCLFACEGCFNKAVQNFNYGTPFTKELEDQIITDLSHDYVQGLTLLGGEPFLNTSVCLQVVNRVKKEFGEKKDIWSWSGYTFEELLQETDDKLELLNKIDILVDGRFELAKRNLNLQFRGSSNQRILDVKKSLALGKAVIWDKCHDATENFEQIKKQDLI
- the dinB gene encoding DNA polymerase IV → MGELQFPLKNDTSRKIIHIDMDAFFASVEERDDPNLAKHPLVIARHPSDTGGKGVVTTANYEARKYGIHSAMSAQKAYELCPKAIFVPGNHEKYRKVSEEVRQIFARYTDIIEPVSIDEAYLDVTENKVNSTSAVKVARLIQKEVWQKVHLTCSAGVSYNKFLAKLASDYMKPQGITVIPPRDAITFLKALPIEKFHGVGKKTVPKMNEMGIFTGADLYEKTEMELIQTFGKMGYSLYRKVRGIHDAPVAVTRQRKSVGKEHTYGNPLTTEEEVLTQLRQLSEKVAASLKRVGKHGKTIVLKVRYTGYETVTKRKTLPTYLIDKQMIFSQASLIWEDVAGIEKGIRLLGVTVTNLDPVTFENMTLPLWEDEK